From a single Kitasatospora azatica KCTC 9699 genomic region:
- a CDS encoding family 2 encapsulin nanocompartment cargo protein terpene cyclase — MHQYAQGVVNARCRETVCRTTGGAVVNSTAIERILRGPSGLGTAGLLPVRSDAPHEAPDAVEPDTPELRAPELHAPELGAPELGAPDATPGAGRPIPGLYHHPVPEPDPERVAEVGRRVKQWAVEEVQLFPPEWEDQFDGFDLGRYMVACHPDAPSVDHLMIATRLMAAENALDDCYCEDHGGSPVGLGGRLLLAHTALDPLHTTQEYGPDWAASLHSDAPRRAYRSAMQYFTAAATPSQADRYRHDMARLHLGYLAEAAWAETDYLPEVWEYLAMRQFNNFRPCPTITDTVDGYELPADLHALPAMQRVIALGSNATTIVNDLYSYTKELASPGRHLNLPVVIAEREKCTDREAYLKAVEVHNELMHAFEAAAAAVAAAHPAPTVVRFLRGVAAWVDGNHHWHCTNTYRYSLPDFW, encoded by the coding sequence CTGCACCAGTACGCACAAGGAGTAGTCAATGCCCGATGTCGGGAGACCGTTTGCCGCACCACAGGCGGTGCGGTCGTGAACTCCACAGCCATCGAACGGATTCTGCGCGGCCCCAGTGGTCTCGGCACGGCCGGCCTGCTCCCGGTCCGGTCGGACGCACCGCACGAGGCACCCGACGCAGTCGAACCCGACACACCCGAACTCCGCGCACCCGAACTCCACGCACCCGAACTGGGCGCACCCGAACTGGGCGCACCTGACGCGACACCCGGGGCCGGCCGGCCGATCCCGGGCCTCTACCACCACCCGGTGCCGGAGCCCGACCCCGAGCGGGTGGCCGAGGTGGGCCGGCGGGTCAAGCAGTGGGCGGTGGAGGAGGTCCAGCTGTTCCCGCCGGAGTGGGAGGACCAGTTCGACGGCTTCGACCTCGGCCGCTACATGGTCGCCTGCCACCCCGACGCCCCCAGCGTCGACCACCTGATGATCGCCACCCGGCTGATGGCGGCCGAGAACGCGCTGGACGACTGCTACTGCGAGGACCACGGCGGCTCACCCGTCGGCCTCGGTGGCCGGCTGCTGCTGGCGCACACCGCGCTCGACCCGCTGCACACCACGCAGGAGTACGGGCCGGACTGGGCGGCGTCGCTGCACTCGGACGCCCCTCGGCGCGCCTACCGCTCCGCCATGCAGTACTTCACCGCGGCGGCCACCCCCTCCCAGGCGGACCGGTACCGGCACGACATGGCCCGCCTCCACCTGGGATACCTCGCCGAGGCCGCCTGGGCCGAGACGGACTACCTGCCGGAGGTGTGGGAGTACCTGGCGATGCGTCAGTTCAACAACTTCCGCCCCTGCCCGACCATCACCGACACCGTCGACGGCTACGAGCTCCCGGCCGATCTGCACGCGCTGCCCGCCATGCAGCGCGTCATCGCACTCGGCTCCAACGCGACCACCATCGTCAACGACCTGTACTCGTACACCAAGGAGCTGGCCAGCCCCGGCCGGCACCTGAACCTGCCGGTGGTGATCGCCGAGCGCGAGAAGTGCACCGACCGCGAGGCGTACCTGAAGGCGGTCGAAGTCCACAACGAGCTCATGCACGCCTTCGAGGCGGCCGCGGCAGCCGTGGCCGCCGCGCATCCCGCCCCCACGGTGGTCCGGTTCCTGCGCGGCGTGGCCGCCTGGGTCGACGGCAACCACCACTGGCACTGCACCAACACATACCGCTACAGCCTGCCCGATTTCTGGTAG
- a CDS encoding Fur family transcriptional regulator translates to MSELLERLRRRGWRMTSQRRVVAEVLDGDHVHLTADEVHARAAQRLPEISRATVYNTLGELVSIGEVTEVSTDGRAKRYDPNAHRPHQHLVCSGCGAIRDVHPNGDPLADLPTEERFGFSVSGVEVTYRGLCPSCA, encoded by the coding sequence ATGAGTGAGCTGCTGGAGCGACTGCGCAGGCGCGGCTGGCGGATGACCTCCCAGCGGCGCGTCGTCGCCGAGGTCCTCGACGGCGACCACGTGCACCTCACCGCCGACGAGGTGCACGCCCGCGCGGCGCAGCGGCTGCCGGAGATCTCCCGGGCGACGGTCTACAACACCCTGGGCGAGTTGGTCTCCATCGGTGAGGTCACCGAGGTCTCCACCGACGGCCGGGCGAAGCGCTACGACCCCAACGCGCACCGCCCGCACCAGCATCTGGTCTGCTCCGGCTGCGGCGCCATCCGCGATGTCCACCCGAACGGCGACCCGCTGGCCGACCTCCCGACCGAGGAGCGGTTCGGCTTCAGCGTGTCCGGGGTCGAGGTCACCTACCGCGGGCTGTGCCCCTCCTGCGCCTGA
- the katG gene encoding catalase/peroxidase HPI yields the protein MSENHDAIVGDAKAEGAGGCPVVHGRAPHPTQGGGNRQWWPERLNLKILAKNPAVANPLGEEFDYAEAFKTLDLPAVKRDIAEALTTSQDWWPADYGHYGPLIIRMAWHSAGTYRISDGRGGAGAGQQRFAPLNSWPDNANLDKARRVLWPVKKKYGQNLSWADLMILAGNVALESMGFQTFGFGGGRADVWEPDEDVYWGPETTWLGDERYSGNRELEDPFGAVQMGLIYVNPEGPNGNPDPLAAARDIRETFRRMAMNDEETVALIAGGHTFGKTHGAGPADSVGADPEAAPLEQQGLGWASSHGTGKGGDAITSGLEGAWTPTPVTWNNSFFETLFGYEWELTQSPAGAHQWKPKDGAGAGTVPDAHDPAKSHAPTMLTTDLSLRLDPVYEPISRRFLEHPEELADAFARAWFKLTHRDMGPIARYLGPEVPTQPLLWQDPLPAVTHQLVDAADIAALKGQILAAGLSVSQLVSTAWASAASFRGSDKRGGANGARIRLEPQRSWEVNEPDQLATVLRTLEGIQQAFNSAQTGGKQISLADLIVLAGAAAVEQGAKAAGFDVEVPFTPGRADAVQEQTDVDSFAALEPAADGFRNYLGKGNRLPAEYLLIDRANLLTLSAPELTALVGGLRVLGANHQQSSLGVLTTTPGSLTNDFFVNLLDLGTTWQATSEDATTFEGRDAATGELKWTGSRADLVFGSNSELRALAEVYASDDAKQKFVKDFVAAWDKVMNLDRFDLA from the coding sequence ATGTCTGAGAACCATGATGCAATCGTCGGAGACGCCAAGGCGGAGGGCGCGGGTGGCTGCCCGGTCGTGCACGGCCGCGCCCCGCACCCGACCCAGGGCGGCGGGAACCGCCAGTGGTGGCCGGAGCGGCTCAACCTGAAGATCCTCGCCAAGAACCCCGCCGTGGCCAACCCGCTCGGCGAGGAGTTCGACTACGCCGAGGCGTTCAAGACCCTCGACCTCCCGGCCGTGAAGCGGGACATCGCCGAGGCGCTGACGACCTCGCAGGACTGGTGGCCGGCCGACTACGGCCACTACGGCCCGCTCATCATCCGGATGGCCTGGCACAGCGCGGGCACCTACCGGATCAGCGACGGCCGCGGCGGCGCCGGCGCCGGCCAGCAGCGCTTCGCCCCGCTCAACAGCTGGCCCGACAACGCGAACCTCGACAAGGCCCGCCGGGTGCTGTGGCCGGTCAAGAAGAAGTACGGCCAGAACCTCTCCTGGGCCGACCTGATGATCCTGGCCGGCAACGTCGCCCTGGAGTCGATGGGATTCCAGACCTTCGGCTTCGGCGGCGGTCGGGCGGATGTCTGGGAGCCCGACGAGGACGTCTACTGGGGTCCCGAGACCACCTGGCTCGGCGACGAGCGCTACTCCGGCAACCGGGAGCTGGAGGACCCGTTCGGCGCGGTCCAGATGGGCCTCATCTACGTCAACCCGGAAGGCCCCAACGGCAACCCGGACCCGCTCGCCGCGGCCCGCGACATCCGTGAGACCTTCCGCCGGATGGCGATGAACGACGAGGAGACGGTCGCCCTGATCGCCGGCGGCCACACCTTCGGCAAGACCCACGGTGCGGGCCCGGCGGACAGCGTCGGCGCCGACCCCGAGGCCGCCCCGCTCGAGCAGCAGGGTCTCGGCTGGGCGAGCAGCCACGGCACCGGCAAGGGCGGCGACGCGATCACCAGCGGCCTCGAGGGCGCGTGGACACCCACCCCGGTGACCTGGAACAACAGCTTCTTCGAGACCCTGTTCGGCTACGAGTGGGAGCTGACGCAGAGCCCCGCCGGTGCCCACCAGTGGAAGCCGAAGGACGGCGCCGGCGCGGGTACCGTCCCCGACGCCCACGACCCGGCCAAGAGCCACGCCCCGACCATGCTGACGACCGACCTCTCGCTGCGTCTCGACCCGGTCTACGAGCCGATCTCACGCCGTTTCCTGGAGCACCCCGAGGAGCTCGCGGACGCCTTCGCCCGGGCCTGGTTCAAGCTGACCCACCGTGACATGGGCCCGATCGCGCGCTACCTCGGCCCGGAGGTCCCGACCCAGCCGCTGCTCTGGCAGGACCCGCTGCCCGCGGTGACGCACCAGCTCGTCGACGCCGCGGACATCGCCGCGCTCAAGGGCCAGATCCTCGCCGCAGGCCTGTCGGTGTCCCAACTCGTGTCCACCGCATGGGCGTCGGCTGCTTCCTTCCGCGGCAGCGACAAGCGCGGTGGCGCCAACGGCGCGCGGATCCGGCTCGAGCCGCAGCGCAGCTGGGAGGTCAACGAGCCCGACCAGCTGGCGACCGTGCTGCGCACCCTGGAAGGCATCCAGCAGGCCTTCAACAGCGCCCAGACCGGCGGCAAGCAGATCTCGCTCGCCGACCTGATCGTGCTGGCCGGTGCCGCCGCCGTCGAGCAGGGCGCCAAGGCGGCCGGCTTCGACGTCGAGGTGCCGTTCACACCGGGCCGCGCGGACGCGGTGCAGGAGCAGACCGATGTGGACTCCTTCGCCGCGCTCGAGCCGGCGGCCGACGGGTTCCGCAACTACCTCGGCAAGGGCAACCGGCTGCCGGCCGAGTACCTGCTGATCGACCGGGCGAACCTGCTGACCCTGAGCGCCCCCGAGCTGACGGCCCTGGTCGGCGGCCTGCGGGTACTGGGTGCGAACCACCAGCAGTCCTCGCTGGGCGTCCTCACCACCACCCCGGGCTCGCTGACCAACGACTTCTTCGTCAACCTGCTCGACCTGGGCACCACCTGGCAGGCGACCTCGGAGGACGCGACCACCTTCGAGGGCCGCGATGCCGCCACCGGCGAGCTCAAGTGGACCGGCAGCCGGGCCGACCTCGTCTTCGGCTCGAACTCCGAGCTGCGCGCGCTCGCGGAGGTCTACGCGAGCGATGACGCGAAGCAGAAGTTCGTGAAGGACTTCGTCGCGGCCTGGGACAAGGTGATGAACCTGGACCGGTTCGACCTGGCCTGA
- a CDS encoding ATP-binding protein — protein MADFGALLREFRRRAGWTQEELAERSGLSPHAISVLETGRRRPRLSSVTLLAKALGLATAERDRLLAAAQDQAPAAEQRAAGPGEAADRPVPRLLPYAVADFTGRAAELDRLLELAGGVSPQPGSAVVISAIDGMAGVGKTALAVKAGHALADRFPDGQIFLDLHGFTPGQRPLDPGAALARLLRAVGVDEARVPERLDDRTNLWLSEVAQRRLLIVLDNALDTEQVRPLIPGHPGSLVLITSRRRLPTLDGAVSLSLDVLAHGEAVALFTEIVGAQRVAEHPEAVSEIVDLCGRLPLAVRISAARLAHRSTWTPDHLLARLRDQHQRLAELSAEAPGEDHGVAAAFAVSYDALDPDQQRAFRLAGLHPGEDFCARAVGALSGIASVRAEELLEDLLDHHLLIEHAPGRYTFHDLLRQHALRTAEAAEPEEVRQAAVGALLDHYRYTALTAMTTVYPHDLNRLPRLGAPGGERVEVGEEACALSWLLAERANLVACAQCPAAREVPGYARDLSSILYRYLDIRGFYSDALALHAAALHTTRAEQDRAGQVQALIGLGSAYWRLGQFPRVLDHYLEALALARELDDLGSVARCLSNLGMTYLQTGHYAEAVDFCQQALHLSEQVGDRLARSHGLTNIALAYDRLGRYEEALDYHRQTLESGRETGVRVVEARALLNLGMTESRLGRFGEALDHLEQARLLAEEIGDPNTEAITLTNLGAVHQRLGQYPEALEYCGRALDIFRAHDDRAWEARATHLLSRVHTDLGRYQEAGERQAWALATARELGDTSLEADALNALGENTRAGGAPAEALDLHGQALALGTEQTDLLVQARAQAGLGDACHDLQQLAQAATHWRRAHALYRQLGVPEAESFPPKLAALGEPVAG, from the coding sequence GTGGCAGATTTCGGCGCGCTGCTACGGGAGTTCCGGCGTCGAGCCGGCTGGACGCAGGAGGAGCTGGCAGAGCGGTCAGGACTCTCCCCGCACGCGATCAGCGTGCTGGAGACCGGGCGGCGCCGGCCACGACTGTCCTCGGTGACCCTGCTGGCCAAGGCGCTGGGCCTGGCCACGGCGGAACGCGATCGGCTGCTGGCGGCGGCCCAGGACCAGGCACCGGCGGCCGAGCAACGGGCGGCCGGCCCCGGTGAGGCCGCGGACCGGCCCGTGCCGCGCCTGCTGCCGTACGCCGTCGCTGACTTCACCGGCCGCGCGGCCGAGCTGGACCGACTGCTGGAGCTGGCCGGCGGGGTGAGCCCGCAGCCCGGCTCGGCCGTGGTGATCTCCGCCATCGACGGCATGGCCGGCGTGGGCAAGACCGCGCTGGCCGTCAAGGCCGGCCACGCGCTGGCCGACCGCTTCCCCGACGGTCAGATCTTCCTCGACCTGCACGGCTTCACCCCCGGACAGCGCCCGCTGGATCCCGGCGCCGCGCTGGCCCGGCTGCTTCGCGCGGTCGGCGTGGACGAGGCCCGGGTGCCCGAGCGGCTGGACGACCGCACCAACCTGTGGCTCAGCGAGGTCGCCCAGCGCCGGCTGCTGATCGTGCTGGACAACGCCCTCGACACCGAGCAGGTCCGTCCGTTGATCCCGGGGCACCCGGGAAGCCTGGTGCTGATCACCTCCCGGCGTCGCCTGCCCACGCTCGACGGCGCGGTCAGCCTGTCGCTGGACGTGCTGGCGCACGGCGAGGCGGTGGCGCTGTTCACCGAGATCGTCGGCGCGCAGCGGGTCGCCGAGCACCCCGAGGCGGTGTCGGAGATCGTCGACCTGTGCGGGCGGCTGCCGCTCGCGGTCCGGATCTCCGCCGCGCGGCTGGCCCACCGCAGCACCTGGACGCCGGACCACCTGCTGGCCCGGCTGCGGGACCAGCACCAGCGGTTAGCTGAACTGTCCGCCGAGGCCCCGGGCGAGGACCACGGCGTCGCGGCGGCCTTCGCCGTCTCCTACGACGCCCTCGACCCGGACCAGCAGCGCGCCTTCCGGCTCGCCGGGCTCCATCCGGGCGAGGACTTCTGCGCCCGCGCCGTCGGCGCGCTGTCCGGCATCGCGTCCGTCCGGGCCGAGGAACTCCTGGAGGACCTGCTCGACCACCACCTGCTCATCGAACACGCCCCCGGCCGCTACACCTTCCACGACCTGCTGCGCCAGCACGCGCTGCGGACGGCCGAGGCGGCGGAGCCCGAGGAGGTCCGGCAGGCTGCGGTCGGGGCGCTGCTCGACCACTACCGGTACACCGCGCTGACCGCCATGACTACCGTGTACCCGCACGATCTGAACCGGTTGCCCCGGCTCGGCGCGCCCGGCGGTGAGCGGGTCGAGGTCGGCGAGGAGGCCTGCGCGCTGTCCTGGCTGCTGGCCGAGCGGGCCAACCTGGTCGCGTGCGCGCAGTGCCCGGCCGCCCGCGAAGTGCCCGGCTATGCCCGCGACCTGTCCAGCATCCTCTACCGCTATCTGGACATCCGCGGCTTCTACTCCGACGCGCTGGCGCTGCACGCGGCGGCCCTGCACACCACCCGGGCCGAGCAGGACCGGGCCGGCCAGGTCCAGGCGCTGATCGGGCTCGGCAGCGCGTACTGGCGGCTCGGCCAGTTCCCGAGGGTGCTCGACCACTACCTGGAGGCGCTCGCGCTCGCCCGCGAGCTCGACGACCTGGGGAGCGTGGCCCGCTGCCTGAGCAACCTCGGCATGACCTACCTCCAGACCGGCCACTACGCCGAGGCCGTCGACTTCTGCCAGCAGGCCCTCCACCTGTCCGAGCAGGTCGGCGACCGGCTCGCCCGCAGTCACGGCCTGACCAACATCGCCCTCGCCTACGACCGGCTCGGCCGCTACGAGGAGGCCCTCGACTACCACCGGCAGACCCTGGAGTCCGGCCGCGAGACCGGCGTCCGGGTGGTCGAGGCGCGGGCGCTGTTGAACCTCGGCATGACGGAGTCCCGGCTGGGACGCTTCGGCGAGGCCCTCGACCACCTGGAGCAGGCCCGCCTGCTGGCCGAGGAGATCGGCGACCCCAACACCGAGGCGATCACCCTGACCAACCTCGGCGCCGTCCACCAGCGCCTCGGCCAGTACCCCGAGGCGCTGGAGTACTGCGGGCGCGCCCTCGACATCTTCCGCGCCCACGACGACCGCGCCTGGGAGGCCCGGGCCACCCACCTGCTGAGCCGCGTCCACACCGACCTCGGCCGCTACCAGGAGGCCGGCGAGCGCCAGGCGTGGGCGCTGGCCACCGCCCGGGAGCTCGGTGACACCAGCCTGGAGGCGGACGCGCTGAACGCACTCGGCGAGAACACCCGGGCCGGCGGGGCACCCGCCGAGGCCCTCGACCTGCACGGCCAGGCACTCGCGCTGGGCACCGAACAGACCGACCTGCTGGTCCAGGCCCGCGCCCAGGCCGGCCTCGGCGACGCCTGCCACGACCTCCAGCAGCTCGCGCAGGCCGCCACCCACTGGCGGCGGGCCCACGCGCTCTACCGGCAACTCGGCGTCCCCGAAGCCGAGTCGTTCCCGCCGAAGCTCGCGGCCCTCGGCGAGCCGGTGGCGGGCTGA